The following coding sequences lie in one Arachis hypogaea cultivar Tifrunner chromosome 9, arahy.Tifrunner.gnm2.J5K5, whole genome shotgun sequence genomic window:
- the LOC112711754 gene encoding acireductone dioxygenase 1 — protein sequence MAIEAWFMDDSNEDPRLPHQTNPKHSVSLNQLSELGVLYWKLNPNIYEDDQELNKIRETRGYNYMDILDLCPEKVENYEEKLKNFYTEHIHQDEEIRYCLEGSGYFDVRDKDDRWIRIWIKAGDLIILPAGIYHRFTLDTSNYVKLMRLFMGEPVWTAYNRPQEDNPARKEYIKSLTEKPGVPVAAH from the exons ATGGCGATTGAG GCATGGTTCATGGACGATAGCAATGAGGATCCAAGGCTTCCTCACCAAACCAACCCCAAACATTCTGTTTCCTTAAACCAATTATCAG AATTAGGAGTCTTGTACTGGAAGCTTAATCCCAATATCTATGAGGATGATCAGGAATTGAACAAAATCAGAGAAACCAGGGGATACAATTACATG GATATACTTGATTTATGCCCAGAAAAAGTGGAAAATTATGAAGAGAAGTTGAAGAACTTCTACACCGAGCACATTCATCAGGATGAAGAGATTCGTTATTGTTTGGAAGGGAGCGGCTACTTTGATGTCCGGGACAAGGACGATCGCTGGATTCGCATTTGGATTAAGGCCGGTGATCTCATCATTTTACCTGCTGGAATCTACCATCGGTTCACTCTAGACACTAGTAACTATGTGAAG TTAATGAGGTTGTTTATGGGGGAGCCGGTATGGACTGCATATAATCGACCTCAAGAGGACAACCCTGCTAGAAAGGAATACATCAAGAGCCTGACCGAGAAACCCGGCGTGCCGGTTGCAGCTCATTAG
- the LOC112711755 gene encoding protein TIFY 4B isoform X2 → MNGAGPTATATATATATFRSILDKPLHQLTEDDISQLTREDCRRFLKEKGMRRPSWNKSQAIQQVISLKALLEPSNDDAPAVVPTLHSTSPPRPPPQPQGDLNDAPPAEDPALHAADDIQKSASSPEKPTETNDTNVVSPRACATSGVGQMTIFYCGKVNVYDGVSPDKAQAIMQLAASPVQFAQEDPVNRNTTVWVSPCHIPLDKDVPVPVDTTMVQVAQADKMMEYPLHYREKGIIARDADGQASRQVSLQRYREKRKDRGRLKGKKLPGVTSSNLEMYLLPPKIQTSNGNSSRSSTCSPPQPRPPLAFSGSADNPLKVGLPIDLNDKDVQEC, encoded by the exons ATGAACGGCGCAGGGCCCACAGCCACAGCCACCGCCACTGCCACCGCCACCTTCAGGTCTATCCTCGACAAGCCCCTTCACCAGCTCACCGAAGATGACATTTCCCAACTCACTCGCGAAGACTGTCGCAGATTCCTCAAAGAAAAAG GGATGCGCAGGCCTTCGTGGAACAAATCGCAGGCAATTCAGCAGGTCATTTCCCTGAAGGCGCTGCTCGAGCCCTCCAACGACGACGCCCCCGCCGTCGTTCCCACCCTCCATTCTACCTCTCCACCTCGGCCTCCGCCTCAGCCTCAA GGGGATTTGAACGATGCTCCGCCCGCTGAAGATCCGGCTCTTCATGCTGCCGATGACATTCAGAAATCTGCGTCGTCTCCCGAAAAACCCACTGAAACCAATGACACCAACGTTGTCAGCCCCAG AGCATGTGCAACTAGCGGAGTTGGGCAAATGACGATATTCTACTGTGGTAAGGTGAATGTCTATGATGGAGTCTCACCTGATAAG GCACAGGCTATCATGCAACTTGCAGCAAGTCCAGTCCAATTTGCTCAGGAGGATCCTGTAAACAGAAATACAACAGTCTGGGTTTCTCCTTGTCACATACCATTGGATAAGGATGTCCCAGTTCCTGTTGATACAACAATGGTGCAGGTTGCTCAAGCAG ATAAGATGATGGAATATCCTCTGCATTACAGGGAGAAGGGAATCATAGCTCGTGATGCTG ATGGTCAGGCAAGCAGACAAGTTTCATTGCAACGATATCGTGAAAAGCGAAAAGACAG GGGAAGATTGAAGGGCAAGAAATTGCCTGGGGTAACGTCATCTAACTTGGAGATGTATTTGCTTCCACCGAAAATCCAGACCTCAAATGGCAATTCAAGCCGAAGTAGCACATGCTCCCCACCACAGCCTAGACCGCCTCTTGCTTTCAGTGGCTCGGCTGACAACCCGCTAAAAGTTGGCCTTCCCATTGATCTCAATGACAAAG ATGTTCAAGAATGCTAA
- the LOC112711755 gene encoding protein TIFY 4B isoform X1, whose translation MNGAGPTATATATATATFRSILDKPLHQLTEDDISQLTREDCRRFLKEKGMRRPSWNKSQAIQQVISLKALLEPSNDDAPAVVPTLHSTSPPRPPPQPQGDLNDAPPAEDPALHAADDIQKSASSPEKPTETNDTNVVSPRACATSGVGQMTIFYCGKVNVYDGVSPDKAQAIMQLAASPVQFAQEDPVNRNTTVWVSPCHIPLDKDVPVPVDTTMVQVAQADKMMEYPLHYREKGIIARDADLDGQASRQVSLQRYREKRKDRGRLKGKKLPGVTSSNLEMYLLPPKIQTSNGNSSRSSTCSPPQPRPPLAFSGSADNPLKVGLPIDLNDKDVQEC comes from the exons ATGAACGGCGCAGGGCCCACAGCCACAGCCACCGCCACTGCCACCGCCACCTTCAGGTCTATCCTCGACAAGCCCCTTCACCAGCTCACCGAAGATGACATTTCCCAACTCACTCGCGAAGACTGTCGCAGATTCCTCAAAGAAAAAG GGATGCGCAGGCCTTCGTGGAACAAATCGCAGGCAATTCAGCAGGTCATTTCCCTGAAGGCGCTGCTCGAGCCCTCCAACGACGACGCCCCCGCCGTCGTTCCCACCCTCCATTCTACCTCTCCACCTCGGCCTCCGCCTCAGCCTCAA GGGGATTTGAACGATGCTCCGCCCGCTGAAGATCCGGCTCTTCATGCTGCCGATGACATTCAGAAATCTGCGTCGTCTCCCGAAAAACCCACTGAAACCAATGACACCAACGTTGTCAGCCCCAG AGCATGTGCAACTAGCGGAGTTGGGCAAATGACGATATTCTACTGTGGTAAGGTGAATGTCTATGATGGAGTCTCACCTGATAAG GCACAGGCTATCATGCAACTTGCAGCAAGTCCAGTCCAATTTGCTCAGGAGGATCCTGTAAACAGAAATACAACAGTCTGGGTTTCTCCTTGTCACATACCATTGGATAAGGATGTCCCAGTTCCTGTTGATACAACAATGGTGCAGGTTGCTCAAGCAG ATAAGATGATGGAATATCCTCTGCATTACAGGGAGAAGGGAATCATAGCTCGTGATGCTG ATCTAGATGGTCAGGCAAGCAGACAAGTTTCATTGCAACGATATCGTGAAAAGCGAAAAGACAG GGGAAGATTGAAGGGCAAGAAATTGCCTGGGGTAACGTCATCTAACTTGGAGATGTATTTGCTTCCACCGAAAATCCAGACCTCAAATGGCAATTCAAGCCGAAGTAGCACATGCTCCCCACCACAGCCTAGACCGCCTCTTGCTTTCAGTGGCTCGGCTGACAACCCGCTAAAAGTTGGCCTTCCCATTGATCTCAATGACAAAG ATGTTCAAGAATGCTAA
- the LOC112711758 gene encoding VAN3-binding protein isoform X2: MDNPQSQPWGPDQLHAAPIFRPPETPREPMEYLSRSWSVSAMEVSKALSKPPSAAAIDEESEESSASVSGKPFSFACSETSLMVMERIMSQSEVSPRTSGRLSHSSGPLNGTDSPPLSPSDLDDIKYNRQTNNNTNNNAAFNTYFRTTAASGAGGGKTVGRWLKDRKEKKKEETRAHNAQLHAAVSVAGVAAAIAAIAAATAASSGSGKDEHMAKTDMAVASAATLVAAQCVEAAEAMGAEREHLAAVVSSAVNVRSAGDIMTLTAAAATALRGAATLKARTLKEVWNIAAVIPVEKNVGGSVNNSGSGSNGSSNSSFSGELAPEENFLGICSRELLARGSELLKRTRKGDLHWKVVSVYINSMNQVILKMKSRHVAGTITKRKRVNVVLEVIKDMPAWPGRHLLEGGENRRYFGLKTVMRGVVEFECRNQREYDVWTQGVTRLLSIAAEKNSRNRI, encoded by the exons ATGGACAACCCCCAATCCCAACCCTGGGGACCTGATCAGCTCCATGCCGCACCCATCTTCCGCCCACCGGAGACCCCACGCGAGCCCATGGAGTACCTGTCCCGCTCATGGAGCGTCTCTGCCATGGAAGTCTCCAAGGCCCTCTCCAAGCCCCCATCAGCCGCTGCCATAGACGAGGAGTCTGAAGAGTCCTCCGCCAGCGTCTCAGGGAAGCCGTTTTCATTCGCATGCTCAGAAACCTCCCTCATGGTCATGGAGCGCATCATGTCACAATCT GAAGTATCTCCGAGAACCTCAGGGAGGCTTTCGCACAGTAGTGGCCCTCTCAACGGAACAGATAGCCCCCCTCTTTCCCCCTCCGATCTCGACGATATCAAG TATAACCGACAAACCAATAACAATACAAACAACAATGCCGCCTTCAATACTTATTTCAGAACCACCGCTGCTTCCGGTGCCGGTGGTGGCAAGACTGTGGGGAGGTGGCTCAAggacaggaaggagaagaagaaagaggagactAGGGCTCATAATGCTCAGCTTCACGCTGCTGTCTCCGTTGCCGGTGTAGCCGCTGCAATTGCCGCTATCGCTGCTGCCACCGCCGCATCATCCGGCTCCGGCAAAGACGAGCACATGGCTAAGACTGATATGGCGGTGGCATCGGCCGCCACGCTGGTGGCGGCTCAGTGCGTCGAGGCGGCGGAGGCCATGGGTGCCGAAAGGGAACACCTGGCGGCGGTGGTCAGCTCCGCTGTGAACGTGCGGTCAGCCGGTGATATAATGACTCTAACTGCCGCAGCTGCAACAG CTTTGCGTGGGGCTGCCACATTGAAAGCAAGAACCTTGAAGGAAGTTTGGAATATTGCAGCAGTAATTCCTGTTGAGAAAAATGTGGGTGGTTCTGTTAATAATAGTGGTAGTGGTAGCAATGGTAGTTCTAACAGTAGCTTCAGCGGTGAACTTGCCCCGGAGGAAAATTTCTTGGGCATCTGTAGTAGAGAGTTACTAGCCAGAGGCTCTGAGCTCCTTAAGCGCACTCGCAAAG GTGATCTTCATTGGAAAGTTGTGTCTGTGTATATCAACAGCATGAATCAG GTTATTCTGAAGATGAAGAGCAGGCATGTTGCTGGGAccattacaaaaagaaaaagagtga ATGTGGTGCTTGAAGTAATCAAGGATATGCCTGCCTGGCCTGGCCGCCATTTGCTCGAAGGTGGCGAGAACCGCCGCTACTTCGGGTTGAAAACTGTAATGCGCGGTGTTGTTGAATTTGAGTGCAGAAATCAGAGGGAATATGATGTTTGGACTCAAGGTGTCACAAGGCTTCTCTCTATTGCTGCAGAAAAAAACAGCAGAAACAGAATATGA
- the LOC112711758 gene encoding VAN3-binding protein isoform X1 → MDNPQSQPWGPDQLHAAPIFRPPETPREPMEYLSRSWSVSAMEVSKALSKPPSAAAIDEESEESSASVSGKPFSFACSETSLMVMERIMSQSEVSPRTSGRLSHSSGPLNGTDSPPLSPSDLDDIKYNRQTNNNTNNNAAFNTYFRTTAASGAGGGKTVGRWLKDRKEKKKEETRAHNAQLHAAVSVAGVAAAIAAIAAATAASSGSGKDEHMAKTDMAVASAATLVAAQCVEAAEAMGAEREHLAAVVSSAVNVRSAGDIMTLTAAAATALRGAATLKARTLKEVWNIAAVIPVEKNVGGSVNNSGSGSNGSSNSSFSGELAPEENFLGICSRELLARGSELLKRTRKGDLHWKVVSVYINSMNQVILKMKSRHVAGTITKRKRMWCLK, encoded by the exons ATGGACAACCCCCAATCCCAACCCTGGGGACCTGATCAGCTCCATGCCGCACCCATCTTCCGCCCACCGGAGACCCCACGCGAGCCCATGGAGTACCTGTCCCGCTCATGGAGCGTCTCTGCCATGGAAGTCTCCAAGGCCCTCTCCAAGCCCCCATCAGCCGCTGCCATAGACGAGGAGTCTGAAGAGTCCTCCGCCAGCGTCTCAGGGAAGCCGTTTTCATTCGCATGCTCAGAAACCTCCCTCATGGTCATGGAGCGCATCATGTCACAATCT GAAGTATCTCCGAGAACCTCAGGGAGGCTTTCGCACAGTAGTGGCCCTCTCAACGGAACAGATAGCCCCCCTCTTTCCCCCTCCGATCTCGACGATATCAAG TATAACCGACAAACCAATAACAATACAAACAACAATGCCGCCTTCAATACTTATTTCAGAACCACCGCTGCTTCCGGTGCCGGTGGTGGCAAGACTGTGGGGAGGTGGCTCAAggacaggaaggagaagaagaaagaggagactAGGGCTCATAATGCTCAGCTTCACGCTGCTGTCTCCGTTGCCGGTGTAGCCGCTGCAATTGCCGCTATCGCTGCTGCCACCGCCGCATCATCCGGCTCCGGCAAAGACGAGCACATGGCTAAGACTGATATGGCGGTGGCATCGGCCGCCACGCTGGTGGCGGCTCAGTGCGTCGAGGCGGCGGAGGCCATGGGTGCCGAAAGGGAACACCTGGCGGCGGTGGTCAGCTCCGCTGTGAACGTGCGGTCAGCCGGTGATATAATGACTCTAACTGCCGCAGCTGCAACAG CTTTGCGTGGGGCTGCCACATTGAAAGCAAGAACCTTGAAGGAAGTTTGGAATATTGCAGCAGTAATTCCTGTTGAGAAAAATGTGGGTGGTTCTGTTAATAATAGTGGTAGTGGTAGCAATGGTAGTTCTAACAGTAGCTTCAGCGGTGAACTTGCCCCGGAGGAAAATTTCTTGGGCATCTGTAGTAGAGAGTTACTAGCCAGAGGCTCTGAGCTCCTTAAGCGCACTCGCAAAG GTGATCTTCATTGGAAAGTTGTGTCTGTGTATATCAACAGCATGAATCAG GTTATTCTGAAGATGAAGAGCAGGCATGTTGCTGGGAccattacaaaaagaaaaaga ATGTGGTGCTTGAAGTAA